One Halarcobacter ebronensis genomic window carries:
- a CDS encoding flagellar basal body P-ring protein FlgI: MKYIVILFLVINSLFAVTIKDISNVVGIRDNQLIGYGLVVGLAGTGDKSQFTMQSLQNLLRNSYIKIPTSSIKSKNIAAVMVTADLPPFSRQGDKIKVKISAIGDAKSIDHGELLLTQLKAVDGQVYALAQGSIISDAKNSTTGFIYDGGTIENEVDYSLINENSVTLSLFKNDAKQAYEVENKINNHFGKKLATATDTRTVEVKKPQNTSIVKFISDIQAIELTSDFKKKIIIDMQRESIIAGADIRIDPVTVATNKFTIRIKKFPDENSWEDPKANPGQDIGDNVKLNNKPIAVDIDNTLLNSKNTPTVSDLVRAMKVMKLPMTEIIDTIKMIKELGALNVEVEIRG; encoded by the coding sequence TTGAAATACATAGTAATACTTTTTTTAGTTATTAATTCACTTTTTGCGGTAACAATTAAAGATATATCAAATGTTGTTGGTATTAGAGACAACCAATTAATCGGATATGGACTTGTTGTTGGTCTTGCTGGAACGGGTGATAAATCACAATTTACAATGCAGAGTTTACAAAATTTACTTAGAAACTCATATATAAAAATTCCTACATCTTCTATAAAATCTAAAAATATTGCAGCTGTTATGGTAACAGCGGATCTACCTCCTTTTTCTAGACAAGGGGATAAAATAAAAGTAAAAATATCTGCAATAGGAGATGCTAAATCTATTGACCATGGGGAGTTGTTATTAACTCAACTAAAAGCAGTTGATGGACAAGTATATGCTTTGGCGCAAGGTTCAATTATTTCAGATGCAAAAAATAGCACAACAGGTTTTATTTATGATGGGGGAACAATAGAAAATGAAGTTGACTACTCTTTAATAAATGAAAATAGTGTAACTCTAAGTTTGTTTAAAAACGATGCAAAACAGGCTTATGAAGTAGAAAATAAAATTAATAATCATTTTGGTAAAAAACTGGCAACTGCAACAGATACAAGAACTGTTGAAGTAAAAAAACCTCAAAATACCTCTATTGTAAAATTTATCTCTGATATTCAAGCAATAGAATTAACCTCTGATTTTAAAAAGAAAATTATTATTGATATGCAAAGGGAATCTATCATTGCTGGAGCTGATATAAGAATTGACCCTGTTACAGTTGCAACAAATAAATTCACAATTAGAATAAAAAAATTCCCAGATGAAAATAGTTGGGAAGATCCAAAAGCAAATCCTGGGCAGGATATTGGAGATAATGTAAAACTTAATAATAAACCAATCGCTGTTGATATTGATAATACTTTATTAAATAGCAAAAATACGCCTACCGTTTCAGATTTAGTTAGAGCTATGAAGGTTATGAAGTTACCAATGACTGAAATTATTGATACAATAAAGATGATTAAAGAACTTGGGGCTTTAAATGTTGAAGTTGAGATAAGAGGATAA
- a CDS encoding ammonium transporter, giving the protein MENFADVKYVLDGFLFIIMGALVMWMAAGFAMLEAGLTRSKNNATVLTKNIALFAISCIMYYFIGYNLMYGEGSSFMGSFSTISMETAADASYPAAADFFFQVVFVATSASVISGSIAERMKLWPFLIFIVILSGIIYPIQGHWSWGGSELGGLMAGFSDFAGSTIVHSVGGWAALAGVLILGARKGKYTKDGKVKPIPGSNLTLATLGTFILWLGWFGFNGGSQLALGSKADIDGIALVVADTNMAACAGAVMAALLTQLLYKKVDLTMVLNGALAGLVSCTAGPDLGMLVAFIEGLVGGVIVVFAVPFFDKLRIDDPVGALSVHLVAGIWGTLAVGIFNPEITILAQIKGIVIVGIFVFVSSIILWKILDVIMGLRVDEETEINGLDIHETGLECYPEFKKA; this is encoded by the coding sequence ATGGAAAATTTTGCTGATGTAAAATATGTTCTAGATGGGTTTCTATTTATAATAATGGGTGCCCTTGTAATGTGGATGGCTGCAGGTTTTGCAATGCTAGAGGCTGGTCTTACAAGATCGAAAAATAATGCGACTGTACTAACAAAAAATATTGCATTATTTGCAATCTCTTGTATTATGTACTACTTTATAGGTTATAACCTAATGTATGGTGAAGGTTCATCTTTTATGGGAAGTTTCTCAACAATTAGCATGGAAACTGCTGCTGATGCATCTTATCCAGCTGCAGCTGATTTCTTTTTCCAAGTTGTATTTGTTGCAACTTCTGCATCTGTTATTTCAGGTTCAATTGCAGAGAGAATGAAATTATGGCCATTCTTAATCTTTATTGTAATCCTAAGTGGTATTATCTATCCAATTCAAGGACATTGGTCTTGGGGAGGAAGTGAACTTGGTGGTTTAATGGCTGGTTTCTCTGATTTTGCTGGTTCTACAATTGTTCACTCTGTTGGTGGATGGGCTGCATTAGCTGGTGTTCTTATCCTTGGAGCTAGAAAAGGTAAATATACAAAAGATGGTAAAGTTAAACCAATCCCTGGTTCAAACTTAACACTTGCTACACTTGGTACATTTATTCTATGGTTAGGTTGGTTTGGATTCAATGGTGGTTCTCAATTAGCATTAGGTTCAAAAGCAGATATCGATGGAATTGCATTAGTTGTTGCTGATACAAACATGGCTGCTTGCGCAGGTGCTGTAATGGCTGCACTTTTAACTCAACTTCTATACAAAAAAGTTGATTTAACTATGGTATTAAATGGTGCTTTAGCAGGACTTGTTTCTTGTACTGCGGGACCAGATTTAGGTATGTTAGTTGCATTTATTGAAGGTTTAGTTGGTGGTGTAATTGTTGTATTTGCTGTTCCTTTCTTTGATAAATTAAGAATTGATGATCCAGTTGGTGCTCTATCTGTTCACTTAGTTGCAGGTATCTGGGGTACATTAGCAGTTGGTATCTTCAATCCAGAAATTACAATATTAGCTCAAATTAAAGGTATAGTTATAGTTGGTATCTTTGTATTTGTTTCATCAATCATTCTTTGGAAAATACTTGATGTAATTATGGGATTAAGAGTAGATGAAGAAACTGAGATTAACGGACTTGATATCCATGAAACTGGATTAGAGTGTTATCCAGAGTTCAAAAAAGCTTAA
- a CDS encoding P-II family nitrogen regulator yields MKKIEAVIKPFKLDDVKEALTQAGITGMTVSDVKGYGRQQGHSELYRGAEYVVDFLPKIKVELVVADSDVDSTIDIIINAAKTGKIGDGKIFVSPIEKTVRIRTGEEDEDAI; encoded by the coding sequence ATGAAAAAGATTGAAGCAGTAATTAAACCATTCAAATTAGATGATGTAAAAGAGGCTTTAACTCAAGCAGGAATTACAGGTATGACTGTTAGTGATGTAAAAGGTTATGGAAGACAACAAGGACACTCTGAACTATATAGAGGTGCTGAGTATGTTGTTGACTTTTTACCAAAAATTAAAGTTGAATTAGTAGTTGCTGATTCAGATGTTGACTCAACAATTGATATTATAATCAATGCTGCAAAAACTGGAAAAATTGGAGATGGTAAAATATTTGTATCTCCTATTGAAAAAACAGTAAGAATAAGAACAGGGGAAGAAGACGAGGACGCAATCTAG
- a CDS encoding MotE family protein — protein MLRLAILILFFNLISLSAQEVNSATLVKQRIEITELKKDLNNFYNKKEAEYQTRKKELDNLLAKIEKEKKEIQDLRDENKQLLENIKGEVDSKTANIFNKMKPKIAADIFNQMIREGKIEDVFDIIIRLKEAKVTSLMKYMSPENASLLTQMLQDYKLNNKSEG, from the coding sequence TTGTTAAGATTAGCTATTTTAATTCTTTTTTTTAATCTAATAAGTTTAAGTGCACAAGAGGTAAATAGTGCAACTTTGGTTAAACAAAGAATAGAGATAACTGAACTAAAAAAAGATTTGAATAATTTTTATAATAAAAAAGAGGCAGAGTATCAAACTAGAAAAAAAGAGCTTGATAATCTATTAGCAAAAATAGAAAAAGAGAAAAAAGAGATTCAAGATTTAAGAGATGAAAACAAGCAACTCTTAGAGAATATAAAAGGTGAAGTTGATAGTAAAACAGCGAATATTTTTAATAAAATGAAACCTAAAATTGCGGCAGATATTTTCAATCAAATGATTAGAGAGGGAAAAATTGAAGATGTTTTCGATATAATTATAAGACTTAAAGAAGCAAAAGTAACATCTTTGATGAAATATATGAGTCCTGAAAATGCTTCATTGTTAACACAAATGTTGCAGGATTATAAATTAAATAATAAGAGTGAAGGTTAA
- a CDS encoding P-II family nitrogen regulator, giving the protein MKKIEAIIKPFKLEDVKEALVENGIAGMTVSDVKGYGRQQGHSELYRGAEYVVDFLAKIKIEVIVNDEDVDSTINVIVEAAKTGKIGDGKIFVTTVDEVVRIRTEQRGSEAV; this is encoded by the coding sequence ATGAAAAAAATAGAAGCAATTATCAAACCTTTTAAACTTGAGGATGTAAAAGAAGCATTAGTTGAAAATGGAATCGCTGGTATGACTGTATCTGATGTAAAAGGATATGGAAGACAACAAGGTCACTCTGAGTTATACAGAGGGGCTGAGTATGTAGTAGATTTCTTAGCAAAAATTAAAATTGAAGTTATCGTTAATGATGAAGATGTAGATTCAACAATCAATGTAATTGTTGAAGCTGCAAAAACTGGTAAAATCGGTGATGGTAAAATTTTCGTTACGACTGTAGATGAAGTTGTTAGAATCAGAACTGAACAAAGAGGTTCAGAAGCTGTATAA
- a CDS encoding Fis family transcriptional regulator, whose amino-acid sequence MENYIAISKNSKEILNSAHLLQSVEVNALISGEPGVGKKSLSQYIVPKAPIFKAKNLQQDISDNIINLQNCSVIIDKIENITNVDLFINWINSNGIRVIATTLKEELNNRLAELFSITIELPPLRDREEDVKALTQKFSKEASVTLDLDQIIPSKLMINISNNAHSLRKSIYFSYLFETIGEDEILMFMENYMYSNMKGDNSYKDFLYLLEVPMLKAATKKYKSQVQMAKHLGLNRITLRKKLDIHKEYLND is encoded by the coding sequence ATGGAAAACTACATAGCAATATCTAAAAACTCGAAGGAGATTTTAAACTCTGCACATCTATTACAAAGTGTTGAAGTTAATGCACTGATTTCAGGGGAGCCAGGAGTTGGTAAAAAATCTTTATCACAATATATTGTCCCCAAAGCTCCAATATTTAAAGCAAAAAATCTACAACAAGATATTAGTGACAATATAATAAATCTACAAAATTGTTCAGTAATTATTGATAAAATCGAGAATATTACAAATGTTGATCTTTTTATAAATTGGATTAATAGTAATGGCATTAGAGTTATTGCAACAACACTAAAAGAGGAGCTAAACAATAGATTAGCTGAACTTTTTTCAATTACAATTGAGCTTCCACCATTAAGGGACAGAGAAGAGGATGTAAAAGCTCTAACACAAAAGTTTTCTAAAGAGGCTAGTGTAACTTTGGATTTAGACCAAATTATACCTTCAAAACTTATGATAAATATTTCAAACAATGCACACAGCCTTAGAAAATCAATATATTTTTCATACCTTTTTGAGACAATTGGTGAAGATGAAATTCTTATGTTTATGGAAAACTATATGTACTCTAACATGAAGGGTGACAACTCATATAAAGACTTTTTATATCTGCTTGAAGTACCTATGTTAAAAGCAGCTACAAAAAAATACAAATCACAAGTTCAAATGGCAAAACATTTAGGACTAAATAGAATTACTCTTCGAAAAAAACTGGATATTCATAAGGAATACTTGAATGACTGA
- a CDS encoding flagellar biosynthetic protein FliQ encodes MDLMGIAQNTVKIILILGLPSLLVSMVIGLLISIFQAVTQVSDASLSFVPKVIFVSIFILISLPWIGDNIETYTKDLWGIILTFGQ; translated from the coding sequence ATGGATTTAATGGGTATTGCACAAAACACAGTTAAAATAATCCTTATTTTAGGATTGCCATCACTATTAGTAAGTATGGTAATTGGTCTTTTAATTTCAATATTTCAAGCTGTAACTCAAGTTTCTGACGCATCTTTATCTTTTGTTCCAAAAGTTATTTTTGTATCTATCTTTATTTTAATCTCTTTGCCTTGGATTGGAGATAATATTGAGACTTATACAAAAGATTTATGGGGAATAATTTTAACTTTCGGGCAGTAA
- the fliM gene encoding flagellar motor switch protein FliM, whose protein sequence is MAEFLSQDEIDALLDIAEAGEEIDPNADEQIISKEKNYSIYDFKKPNRISSDQFKAFSTLHDKMLRDLITDLSAMLRKVVDIKLYSIEQMTYGEFILSIPQLTSLSTLSIKPLDGRIVVECNPGISHKIIAELLGSGAVAASDNLDRELTEIEVNIFDHFYRLFVKHMYKAWEEVTTLNFKIESRDTNANAIQVISDHEIVLLVVLEITIDEESGFISICYPIAYIEPLLNKIVEKMFSEGKNKKASRKKDITTLISGAKMTVEAIMAETELTVSELLKLKLNDIIVFNKNATSSSSKIYINNSEKFLGVSGISSNRKAIQMSTNIDHEKQETLEILRNMREDRIKRAEESTANIKRLLKEKEREGR, encoded by the coding sequence ATGGCAGAATTCTTAAGTCAAGATGAAATTGACGCACTTTTAGATATTGCTGAAGCTGGTGAAGAGATTGATCCAAATGCTGATGAGCAGATAATCTCTAAAGAGAAAAACTATTCAATATATGATTTTAAAAAACCAAACAGAATCTCTTCTGATCAGTTTAAAGCTTTCTCAACTCTACATGATAAAATGTTAAGAGACTTAATTACAGACCTCTCTGCTATGCTTAGAAAAGTTGTTGATATTAAACTTTACTCAATTGAGCAGATGACATATGGAGAATTTATTTTATCAATTCCACAATTAACCTCACTTAGTACCCTTTCAATTAAACCTCTTGATGGAAGAATAGTTGTTGAGTGTAACCCTGGAATTTCACACAAAATTATTGCTGAATTGTTAGGTTCAGGAGCAGTTGCGGCAAGTGATAACTTAGATAGGGAATTGACTGAAATTGAAGTTAATATTTTTGATCACTTCTATAGACTCTTTGTAAAACATATGTACAAAGCTTGGGAAGAGGTAACAACACTTAATTTTAAAATTGAGTCAAGGGATACAAATGCAAATGCAATTCAAGTTATTTCTGACCACGAAATTGTTCTTTTAGTTGTACTTGAGATAACTATTGATGAGGAGTCAGGTTTTATCTCAATTTGTTATCCGATTGCTTATATTGAACCACTTTTAAATAAAATTGTTGAAAAAATGTTTAGTGAAGGTAAAAACAAAAAAGCTAGTAGAAAAAAAGATATTACAACTCTTATTTCAGGAGCAAAAATGACTGTTGAAGCTATTATGGCAGAAACAGAACTTACTGTTTCAGAGCTTTTAAAACTAAAACTTAATGATATTATTGTTTTTAATAAAAATGCCACCTCTTCATCTTCAAAAATCTATATAAATAATAGTGAAAAATTTTTGGGAGTATCTGGTATTTCAAGTAATAGAAAAGCTATTCAAATGAGTACAAATATTGACCACGAAAAACAAGAAACTTTAGAAATACTAAGAAATATGAGAGAAGATAGAATTAAAAGAGCAGAAGAGTCTACTGCAAATATTAAAAGACTTCTTAAAGAGAAAGAGAGAGAAGGAAGGTAA
- a CDS encoding ammonium transporter — translation MDLQSINYVIDTFFAIFTMTLIIFMVPGFAMLEAGLVRTKNVSAVLMVNTMIYAIASMAFLLFGYSLAFGDFGSDSMSKWAAFLFQMAFVGKAINIMSGGVSERAKVIPLAIFTVIMGAVIYPIIVNWSWGSNMLEGTFLELSMYDLAGSTVIHSTGGWALLAAIIIIGARRGRYSEEGVIRVIPASNIPLVTLGAFLLWIGWFGFNGGSVGSISSKESADAVALTIMNTNTAGLAGSIIVGIIMYFQYKKLDITMILNGALGGLVAITAGPNLYNIYTPILVGAIGGVIVVIGVSFFDKLKLDDPVGALSVHLLNGIWGTLAVGIFANNGDDITFLGQLKGVVVVGLFAFVVSFIVLFVINKIVPLRADRDEEMQGLDVDECGLEAYPEFKRAF, via the coding sequence ATGGACTTACAATCAATAAATTATGTTATTGATACTTTTTTTGCAATATTTACAATGACACTTATAATCTTCATGGTACCTGGTTTTGCCATGCTTGAAGCAGGACTTGTTAGAACAAAAAATGTTTCGGCTGTGTTAATGGTAAATACTATGATATATGCGATTGCTTCTATGGCGTTTTTACTTTTTGGTTACTCTCTTGCCTTTGGAGATTTTGGAAGTGATTCAATGAGTAAATGGGCAGCATTTTTATTTCAAATGGCATTTGTTGGTAAAGCTATAAATATAATGTCAGGAGGGGTAAGTGAAAGAGCAAAAGTAATACCTCTTGCAATATTTACAGTTATTATGGGAGCAGTAATTTACCCAATTATAGTAAACTGGTCTTGGGGAAGTAATATGCTTGAAGGTACATTTTTAGAACTTTCAATGTATGATTTAGCTGGTTCAACAGTTATTCACAGTACAGGCGGATGGGCACTCCTTGCAGCTATAATAATAATTGGAGCTAGACGTGGAAGATATAGTGAAGAGGGAGTAATTAGAGTTATTCCAGCTTCAAATATTCCTTTAGTAACTCTTGGAGCATTTTTACTTTGGATTGGATGGTTTGGATTTAATGGTGGAAGTGTTGGTTCAATCTCATCAAAAGAGAGTGCAGATGCCGTAGCTTTAACAATTATGAATACAAATACAGCAGGACTTGCTGGTTCAATTATTGTTGGTATAATTATGTATTTTCAATATAAAAAACTTGATATTACTATGATTTTAAATGGTGCTTTAGGTGGTCTTGTTGCCATAACTGCTGGTCCTAATCTATACAATATCTATACTCCTATTTTAGTTGGGGCAATTGGTGGTGTAATTGTCGTAATTGGCGTTAGTTTTTTTGATAAATTAAAACTTGATGATCCTGTTGGAGCACTTTCAGTTCACTTATTAAATGGAATTTGGGGAACATTAGCTGTTGGAATTTTTGCAAATAATGGAGATGATATTACATTTTTAGGACAATTAAAAGGTGTAGTTGTTGTTGGTCTATTTGCTTTTGTTGTATCTTTTATTGTTCTTTTTGTAATTAATAAAATTGTTCCATTAAGAGCGGATAGAGATGAAGAGATGCAAGGATTAGATGTAGATGAGTGTGGATTAGAAGCATATCCAGAGTTCAAAAGAGCATTTTAA
- a CDS encoding HD domain-containing protein — translation MTELNIQIEELISQNAKDFEISKVFRTYYKNYVASIDTAIESLGKDFFVRHTKHTDKFLIQLYKYMLRKYFGDYQPMSSSLPVTLIALGSYGREQLCVHSDVDLMILYQDIKGYNLRPIMEELVTLAWDCGLKLGSRVHEIKEIEEAVKEDITIKTSIIESRMIYGSKHLWYSYENVLRKIRKTGRKEFVLEKLEEHKQRLLKYPLKMEPNIKDGYGGMREANMVFWMATVIFGVTSTRQLIDKEFDEEEYKKYRASLEFIFQVRSVLHSVAKKKLDVVNFDLLPELSSKLGFEGTPRMTKERLCMTKILESLHRVHFFSSVMVKKFTRRVIFDKTSLLNLKEYRYKKDLYIIDNKLYTSFNAKPKTLIDFLKELIELPDSVKYFDRSYVYYASKTILPNKQTKELKKVIKTLLYKPNLYPLIKLLYNGRLFQAVLPITKKIVNQPQFDGYHQHPVDIHSIKALKKLEEISDPYVQELYDSLDEKEKALVRLVTLFHDVGKGRVIDHHISGEKLFKSMTTAFDFEPEQIQLGALLVRYHNMMSKVATSEDIYSEKVILSFTALLKSKLALTMLFVVTYADISAVGETVYNSSNASLLKQLYLQSLPAFDNVSLLNENARRNAKQERIKTLPEYKELSNIMKKKIFYIASNHMFLKLKANEIVNIAVKAQDVTTFDYEIINDNNLIIRIIRKVPLNLGYLLGKMEFLNISTMNIFKLYDEKKFFEINFSEKVDDEDLPHISQIIESSFDMEKKTKLLTPIINREGITIDCNHTTYLASMQVVAKDQKGLLAFIAKIFDDYEVEIETAKLSSIKNKAHDLFLIEKNGNFCAKQEEIINDLCVDEG, via the coding sequence ATGACTGAACTGAATATTCAAATTGAGGAGTTAATCTCTCAAAATGCAAAAGATTTTGAGATATCAAAGGTTTTTAGAACCTACTACAAGAATTATGTAGCCTCAATTGATACTGCAATAGAATCTTTGGGAAAAGATTTTTTTGTAAGACATACAAAACATACTGATAAATTTTTAATACAACTTTATAAATATATGCTAAGAAAATATTTTGGAGACTATCAACCAATGAGTAGCTCTCTGCCTGTAACTCTAATAGCTTTAGGAAGTTATGGAAGAGAACAACTTTGCGTTCACTCTGATGTAGATTTAATGATTTTATATCAAGATATAAAAGGTTATAACTTAAGACCAATAATGGAAGAGCTTGTAACTTTAGCTTGGGATTGTGGATTAAAACTAGGCTCAAGAGTTCATGAGATAAAAGAGATAGAAGAGGCTGTAAAAGAGGATATTACTATTAAAACCTCAATTATAGAATCAAGAATGATATATGGCTCAAAACATCTTTGGTACTCATATGAAAATGTATTAAGAAAAATAAGAAAAACTGGAAGAAAAGAGTTTGTATTAGAAAAACTTGAAGAGCATAAACAAAGACTTCTAAAATATCCCCTAAAAATGGAACCAAATATCAAAGATGGTTATGGAGGAATGAGAGAAGCCAATATGGTTTTTTGGATGGCTACAGTGATTTTTGGTGTAACTTCAACTAGACAATTAATAGATAAAGAGTTTGATGAAGAAGAGTATAAAAAATATAGAGCCTCTTTAGAGTTTATTTTTCAAGTAAGAAGTGTATTACACAGTGTTGCAAAAAAGAAACTTGATGTAGTAAACTTTGATTTATTGCCTGAACTAAGCTCTAAGCTGGGATTTGAAGGCACTCCAAGAATGACTAAAGAGAGATTATGCATGACAAAAATCTTAGAGTCTTTGCATAGGGTTCACTTTTTCTCTTCAGTTATGGTAAAAAAATTTACTAGAAGAGTTATTTTTGATAAAACTTCCCTTCTTAATTTAAAAGAGTACAGATATAAAAAAGATTTATATATTATTGATAATAAACTATATACCTCATTTAATGCAAAACCTAAAACACTAATTGATTTCCTAAAAGAGCTTATTGAACTACCTGATAGTGTAAAATATTTTGATAGATCTTATGTCTATTATGCAAGTAAAACAATACTTCCTAACAAACAGACAAAAGAGCTTAAAAAAGTTATAAAAACTCTGCTTTATAAGCCAAATTTATATCCACTTATTAAACTTTTATATAATGGAAGATTGTTCCAAGCTGTTCTTCCAATTACTAAAAAAATAGTAAATCAACCTCAATTTGATGGATATCATCAACACCCTGTTGATATCCATTCAATTAAAGCTTTAAAAAAACTTGAGGAGATTAGCGATCCTTATGTACAAGAGTTATATGATAGTTTAGATGAAAAAGAAAAAGCATTAGTGAGACTTGTAACACTTTTCCATGATGTTGGAAAAGGTAGAGTAATTGATCACCATATTTCTGGTGAAAAATTATTTAAAAGTATGACAACCGCATTTGATTTTGAACCTGAGCAGATTCAATTGGGAGCTTTACTTGTTAGATACCATAATATGATGAGTAAAGTTGCAACAAGTGAAGATATCTATTCTGAAAAAGTTATCCTCTCTTTTACAGCACTTTTAAAATCAAAATTAGCTTTAACTATGCTATTTGTAGTAACCTATGCTGATATTTCTGCTGTTGGAGAGACTGTATATAACAGCTCAAATGCTTCACTTTTAAAACAACTATATTTGCAATCACTACCAGCTTTTGATAATGTCTCTTTATTAAATGAAAATGCAAGAAGAAATGCAAAACAAGAGAGAATTAAAACACTTCCTGAGTATAAAGAGTTATCAAATATAATGAAGAAAAAAATCTTCTATATTGCTTCAAATCATATGTTCTTGAAACTAAAAGCAAATGAGATTGTAAATATTGCAGTAAAAGCACAAGATGTAACTACTTTTGATTATGAGATAATAAATGATAATAACCTAATAATTAGAATCATTAGAAAAGTACCTTTAAACTTGGGATATTTATTAGGGAAAATGGAGTTTTTAAATATCTCAACAATGAACATCTTTAAACTCTATGATGAAAAAAAATTCTTTGAAATCAACTTCTCTGAAAAGGTTGATGATGAAGATTTGCCTCATATTTCACAAATTATAGAGAGCTCTTTTGATATGGAGAAAAAAACCAAACTTCTAACTCCTATAATAAATAGAGAAGGTATTACAATAGATTGTAACCACACTACTTATCTAGCCTCTATGCAGGTTGTTGCAAAAGACCAAAAGGGACTTTTGGCTTTCATTGCTAAGATTTTTGATGATTATGAAGTTGAGATTGAGACTGCAAAACTAAGCTCAATAAAAAATAAAGCTCACGACCTCTTTTTGATTGAAAAAAATGGAAACTTCTGTGCAAAACAAGAGGAGATTATAAATGACTTGTGTGTAGATGAAGGTTAA
- the pyrC gene encoding dihydroorotase, with amino-acid sequence MQEFLIDSALDMHLHLRDGDMLKLVGPLTSKTFSAALVMPNLVPPVTTKEALLAYKERILEACKEDEFDPKMTLFFKNDYSYEFLKDVKDEIIAIKLYPAGITTNSETGVASMDVEVLRPTLESMSKLGIPLCIHGETNGFVMDREKEFMPIYESIASSFPDLKVIMEHITTKDAVEMLDKYDNLYATVTLHHLLITLDDVAGGMLNPHLFCKPIAKRPEDRSALLKAALSGHSKLMFGSDSAPHPKHKKECCGCAAGVFTSPIALQVLVELFEKNKKLENLNSFVSLNAQKIYNYKPKEKKIKLIKKEFIVPAEYSYENEKVVPMFAGESLAWSIEG; translated from the coding sequence ATGCAAGAGTTTTTAATAGACTCAGCTTTGGATATGCACCTTCATTTACGTGATGGTGATATGCTAAAGTTAGTAGGTCCTTTGACTTCAAAAACATTTTCAGCAGCTCTTGTTATGCCAAATTTAGTTCCTCCTGTTACAACAAAAGAGGCACTTTTAGCTTATAAAGAGAGAATTTTAGAAGCTTGCAAAGAAGATGAGTTTGATCCCAAAATGACACTATTTTTTAAAAATGATTATTCATATGAGTTTTTAAAAGATGTAAAAGATGAAATAATTGCAATAAAACTCTATCCAGCTGGAATCACAACAAACTCTGAAACAGGTGTTGCTTCTATGGATGTTGAAGTATTAAGACCAACTTTGGAGTCGATGAGTAAACTAGGAATCCCTCTTTGTATCCATGGAGAAACAAATGGTTTTGTTATGGACAGAGAAAAAGAGTTTATGCCAATTTATGAATCAATTGCTTCTTCTTTCCCAGATTTAAAAGTTATTATGGAACATATAACTACAAAAGATGCAGTTGAGATGTTAGATAAATATGATAATCTTTATGCAACAGTTACCCTTCATCACCTATTAATTACTTTAGATGATGTGGCAGGGGGAATGTTAAATCCACATCTATTTTGTAAACCAATTGCAAAAAGACCAGAAGATAGAAGTGCCTTATTAAAGGCTGCTTTAAGTGGTCATTCAAAACTTATGTTTGGAAGTGATTCTGCACCACACCCTAAACATAAAAAAGAGTGTTGTGGTTGTGCTGCTGGTGTATTTACTTCACCAATTGCTTTACAGGTTCTAGTTGAGTTATTTGAAAAAAATAAAAAATTAGAAAATCTAAATAGTTTTGTAAGTTTAAATGCACAAAAAATTTATAATTACAAACCTAAAGAGAAAAAAATAAAACTTATAAAAAAAGAGTTTATAGTTCCAGCAGAGTATAGTTATGAAAATGAAAAAGTAGTACCTATGTTTGCAGGTGAAAGTTTAGCTTGGAGTATAGAAGGGTAA